The Oncorhynchus tshawytscha isolate Ot180627B linkage group LG12, Otsh_v2.0, whole genome shotgun sequence genome includes a window with the following:
- the LOC112232112 gene encoding fibroblast growth factor 3-like, whose amino-acid sequence MVIIQFLLLLSFLDQSKQDYLSPRLARTSGAPCARGQACDPRQRRDAGGRGGVYEHLGGAPRCRKLYCATKYHLQIHPSGKIDGSLEENNQFSIMEITAVDVGVVAIKGIFSGRYLAMNDKGRLYASDVFNQECEFLERIHELGYNTYASRHHSTLQPPAVGGSGKRRASATRQWYVSINGKGRPRRGFKTRSTDKASLFLPRVLGNKDHEMVRKLRDSQRPPAGQQSPTMGRAEHRRRRHRARGRKGRTKRPGD is encoded by the exons ATGGTTATAATTCAGTTCCTGTTGTTGCTGAGTTTCTTGGACCAAAGCAAGCAGGATTATCTGTCTCCGAGGCTTGCTAGGACTTCAGGGGCGCCTTGTGCCAGGGGCCAGGCGTGTGACCCAAGGCAGCGGAGAGATGCTGGGGGACGCGGTGGAGTCTACGAGCACCTCGGAGGAGCACCAAGATGCAGAAAACTTTACTGTGCAACTAAATATCATTTGCAAATACACCCAAGCGGGAAAATAGACGGGTCTCTTGAGGAAAACAACCAATTTA GCATCATGGAGATCACAGCAGTGGATGTTGGAGTGGTAGCGATAAAGGGGATATTTTCCGGGAGGTATCTGGCCATGAATGATAAAGGACGTCTATACGCCTCG GATGTGTTCAACCAGGAGTGTGAGTTCCTGGAGCGGATTCATGAGCTGGGCTACAACACATATGCTTCACGACACCACTCCACCCTGCAGCCCCCTGCAGTGGGTGGCAGTGGCAAACGACGAGCCAGTGCCACGAGGCAGTGGTATGTGTCCATCAATGGTAAAGGCCGGCCAAGGAGGGGCTTTAAGACACGCAGCACTGACAAAGCCTCCCTTTTCCTGCCTCGAGTGCTAGGCAATAAGGACCATGAGATGGTGCGAAAGCTCCGTGACAGCCAGAGGCCTCCAGCTGGACAGCAGAGTCCCACTATGGGCCGGGCTGAGCACCGGAGACGGAGACACCGGGCCCGTGGCAGAAAGGGCAGAACCAAGAGGCctggtgactga